A region of Pseudarthrobacter sp. NIBRBAC000502770 DNA encodes the following proteins:
- the gatC gene encoding Asp-tRNA(Asn)/Glu-tRNA(Gln) amidotransferase subunit GatC: MAAINRDDVAHLARLAHIEMSAEELDRMAGELAVIVNSVKSVSEAAGDDVPATSHPIPLTNVFRDDVVGHTFTAEQALSGAPDSDDNRFKVPAILDEA; this comes from the coding sequence ATGGCTGCGATCAACCGTGACGACGTCGCGCACCTCGCGCGGCTCGCTCACATCGAGATGAGTGCCGAAGAGCTGGACAGGATGGCCGGCGAACTGGCCGTCATCGTGAATTCGGTCAAGTCCGTCAGCGAGGCCGCAGGGGACGACGTTCCGGCCACCTCGCACCCCATCCCGCTCACCAACGTGTTCCGCGACGACGTTGTGGGCCACACCTTCACGGCTGAACAGGCACTCTCCGGCGCCCCGGACTCCGATGACAACCGTTTCAAGGTTCCGGCAATCCTGGATGAGGCATAG
- the gatA gene encoding Asp-tRNA(Asn)/Glu-tRNA(Gln) amidotransferase subunit GatA, translated as MTDKNTSADTLIRLSAAQLAEKLHAGEVTAVEATQAYLDRIAAVDGQVNAFLHVNAEEALAVAAEVDAIRAAGGAEAEALHYLAGVPIAVKDLIVTIGQPTTAGSKILEGWHSPYDATVVERLRAAKMPILGKTNLDEFAMGSSTEHSAYGPTRNPWDLDRIPGGSGGGSAAAVAAFEAPLALGTDTGGSIRQPGAVTGTVGVKPTYGSVSRYGAIAMASSLDQIGPVTRTVLDSALLHQVIGGHDPRDSTSLPEPLADLVAAAKTGNVEGLRIGIIKELHGEGYQAGVENRFNDALELLKEAGAEIVEVSCPNFQYALGAYYLIMPSEASSNLAKFDGVRYGLRVLPEDGPMTIERVMGATRAAGFGDEVKRRIILGTYALSAGYYDAYYGSAQKVRTLVQRDFEAAFAQADVLISPTAPTTAFPLGEKLDDPLAMYLNDVATIPANLAGVPGLSLPGGLADEDGLPVGIQLLAPAREDARLYRVGAVLESLLEAKWGGPLLAQAPDLAAAAAGTLETQEAK; from the coding sequence ATGACTGACAAGAACACCAGCGCCGACACCCTGATCAGGCTTTCCGCCGCGCAGCTTGCCGAGAAACTCCACGCCGGCGAAGTCACCGCCGTCGAAGCCACCCAGGCCTACCTGGACCGCATCGCCGCCGTTGACGGCCAGGTCAACGCCTTCCTGCACGTCAACGCCGAAGAAGCGCTCGCCGTCGCCGCCGAGGTGGACGCCATCCGCGCCGCCGGCGGGGCGGAAGCCGAAGCACTGCACTACCTGGCGGGCGTTCCCATCGCCGTCAAGGACCTGATTGTCACCATCGGCCAGCCCACCACGGCCGGCTCCAAGATCCTCGAGGGCTGGCACAGCCCGTACGACGCCACCGTCGTCGAGCGGCTGCGTGCCGCGAAGATGCCCATCCTGGGCAAGACCAACCTGGACGAGTTCGCCATGGGCTCGTCCACGGAGCACTCCGCGTACGGTCCCACCCGCAACCCCTGGGACCTGGACCGGATCCCCGGCGGCTCCGGCGGCGGCTCCGCTGCCGCCGTCGCTGCTTTCGAGGCGCCCCTGGCCCTGGGCACGGACACCGGCGGCTCCATCCGCCAGCCCGGCGCCGTCACCGGAACCGTGGGCGTGAAGCCCACCTACGGCAGCGTCTCCCGCTACGGCGCCATCGCCATGGCATCCTCCCTGGACCAGATCGGCCCGGTCACCCGCACCGTCCTGGACTCCGCGCTCCTGCACCAGGTCATCGGCGGCCACGATCCCCGCGACTCCACCTCGCTGCCGGAACCGTTGGCTGACCTTGTTGCCGCCGCCAAGACCGGCAACGTCGAGGGGCTGCGGATCGGCATCATCAAGGAGCTGCATGGCGAGGGCTACCAGGCCGGGGTCGAGAACCGTTTCAACGATGCCCTGGAGCTGCTCAAAGAAGCCGGCGCCGAGATCGTGGAGGTCTCCTGCCCCAACTTCCAGTACGCCCTGGGCGCCTACTACCTGATCATGCCGTCCGAGGCATCCTCCAACCTGGCCAAGTTCGACGGCGTCCGGTACGGCCTGCGCGTCCTCCCCGAAGACGGCCCCATGACCATCGAACGCGTCATGGGTGCCACCCGTGCCGCCGGGTTCGGCGACGAAGTCAAGCGCCGCATCATCCTGGGCACCTACGCCCTGTCCGCAGGCTACTACGACGCCTACTACGGCTCCGCCCAGAAGGTCCGCACCCTGGTGCAGCGGGACTTCGAGGCCGCCTTCGCCCAGGCTGACGTCCTGATCTCGCCCACCGCCCCCACCACGGCGTTCCCGCTCGGCGAAAAACTGGACGATCCGCTGGCCATGTACCTCAATGACGTGGCCACCATCCCCGCGAACCTCGCGGGCGTCCCCGGCCTGTCGCTGCCAGGCGGCCTGGCGGACGAGGACGGGCTGCCCGTCGGCATCCAGCTGCTGGCCCCCGCGCGCGAAGACGCCCGTTTGTACCGGGTGGGCGCGGTCCTTGAATCGCTGCTCGAGGCGAAATGGGGCGGCCCGCTGCTGGCACAGGCTCCCGACCTTGCCGCCGCCGCTGCCGGAACCCTCGAAAC
- a CDS encoding CitMHS family transporter produces the protein MLVILGFAMIAVFMVLIMTKKLTPVLALIIVPTVFGLFAGAGLGIGDMVMDSMKSMTSTAALLMFAIIYFGLMIDVGLFDPLVKFILRKLGNDPAKVVLGTAILAAAVSLDGDGSTTFILTTAAMLPVYLRLKMSPVVLTCVAGLANGTMNILPWGGPTARAATALKIDVNDVFVPMIPSLVAGLVVVFAFSWLLGLQERNRLRATAPEIWGTPSTAEPFMAEEFDGGTTAGGSRTGVSGAGRGRKGGNPGGAAPAVGVSPAGSSVAVLERTDTLLEDSSAGLTDTALDPNRSTLRPKLFWFNLALTVAVMVVLVANVIPLPFVFMVGAAIALLVNFPKVKDQGAQLIAHAPSIVAVVSMVMAAAVLTGVLKGTGMVEAMSAWLVQIIPTSMGPFMAVITGVLSIPMTFFMSNDAFYFGVLPVLSETAAHYGVGAADMARASITGQPFHLQSPLVPAILLLVSLAKVDLGDHHKKVLWRTAVISLVMLGVGMLTGAIGIG, from the coding sequence GTGCTGGTAATACTTGGATTCGCCATGATCGCGGTATTCATGGTGCTGATCATGACGAAGAAGTTGACGCCAGTGCTGGCGTTGATCATTGTCCCTACTGTTTTTGGCCTGTTCGCAGGTGCCGGCCTGGGCATCGGCGACATGGTCATGGACTCCATGAAGTCCATGACCTCCACCGCGGCCCTGCTGATGTTCGCCATCATCTACTTCGGCCTGATGATCGACGTCGGGCTCTTTGACCCGCTGGTGAAGTTCATCCTCCGCAAGCTGGGCAACGACCCCGCCAAGGTTGTCCTGGGCACCGCCATCCTGGCCGCCGCCGTGTCCCTGGACGGAGACGGGTCCACCACCTTCATCCTCACCACCGCAGCCATGCTGCCGGTCTACCTGCGCCTGAAGATGAGCCCCGTGGTCCTCACCTGCGTGGCCGGCCTGGCCAACGGCACCATGAACATCCTGCCGTGGGGCGGTCCCACCGCCCGCGCCGCCACCGCCCTGAAGATCGACGTCAACGACGTCTTCGTCCCCATGATCCCGTCCCTCGTGGCCGGCCTGGTGGTCGTCTTCGCTTTCTCCTGGCTGCTCGGCCTGCAGGAACGCAACCGCCTCCGCGCCACCGCCCCCGAGATCTGGGGAACGCCGTCTACGGCAGAGCCCTTCATGGCGGAAGAGTTCGACGGCGGCACCACCGCCGGCGGTTCGCGCACCGGCGTGTCCGGCGCCGGCCGTGGCCGCAAGGGCGGCAACCCCGGCGGAGCAGCCCCCGCCGTCGGCGTCTCGCCGGCAGGATCCTCCGTGGCCGTGCTGGAGCGCACCGACACCCTCCTTGAGGACAGCAGCGCCGGACTCACCGACACCGCGCTCGATCCCAACCGCAGCACCCTGCGCCCCAAGCTGTTCTGGTTCAACCTGGCCCTGACCGTCGCCGTCATGGTGGTGCTCGTCGCCAACGTCATCCCGCTGCCGTTTGTGTTCATGGTGGGCGCCGCGATCGCCTTGCTGGTCAACTTCCCCAAGGTCAAGGACCAGGGCGCCCAGCTCATTGCGCACGCACCCTCCATCGTCGCCGTGGTCAGCATGGTCATGGCCGCCGCCGTCCTCACCGGCGTCCTCAAGGGCACCGGCATGGTGGAAGCCATGTCCGCCTGGCTGGTCCAGATCATCCCCACCTCCATGGGCCCGTTCATGGCCGTCATCACGGGCGTGCTCAGCATCCCCATGACGTTCTTCATGAGCAATGACGCCTTCTACTTCGGCGTCCTTCCGGTCCTGAGCGAAACCGCGGCGCACTACGGAGTCGGCGCCGCCGACATGGCCCGCGCCTCCATCACCGGCCAGCCCTTCCACCTGCAGAGCCCGCTGGTTCCGGCCATCCTGCTGCTGGTCTCGCTGGCCAAGGTGGACCTGGGCGACCACCACAAGAAGGTCCTGTGGCGCACCGCCGTTATCTCCCTGGTAATGCTCGGCGTCGGGATGCTGACTGGAGCCATCGGTATCGGTTAG